In one Oscillospiraceae bacterium genomic region, the following are encoded:
- the SpoVAD gene encoding stage V sporulation protein AD, with translation MTTKKLGKQTVAFAAPPSIAGHANVVGKKEGEGPLAKSFDLINQDDTFGEKSWEKAESAMQKLALSAALDKAKQPASVLDYIFAGDLLNQCIGSGFAIRGQEIPFYGLYGACSTMAESLSLAAMLLDGGFGEWAAAMTSSHFCSAERQYRTPLEYGGQRTPTAQWTVTGSGAVILARDGDGPYVTHATTGKIVDKGIKDANNMGGAMAPAAYDTIKTHLEDTGRKPSYYDLIVTGDLGKLGKEIVLDFFHRDGMDLTNFDDCGTMIFDLEQQDVHCGGSGCGCSAVVLTGYLLNGMREGRWKNVLFCGTGALLSPTSTQQGESIPCICHAVAISTTK, from the coding sequence ATGACCACCAAAAAACTGGGCAAGCAGACCGTGGCGTTTGCCGCGCCGCCCTCCATCGCAGGCCACGCCAACGTGGTGGGTAAAAAGGAGGGCGAGGGCCCGCTGGCCAAGAGCTTCGACCTCATCAACCAGGACGACACCTTTGGCGAAAAGAGCTGGGAGAAGGCGGAGAGCGCCATGCAGAAGCTGGCCCTTTCCGCCGCGCTGGACAAGGCCAAGCAGCCCGCCTCCGTCCTGGACTATATCTTCGCCGGGGACCTGTTGAACCAATGCATCGGCTCCGGCTTCGCCATCCGGGGGCAGGAGATCCCCTTCTACGGGCTCTACGGGGCCTGCTCCACCATGGCGGAATCTCTCTCCCTGGCCGCCATGCTGCTGGACGGCGGCTTCGGCGAGTGGGCGGCGGCCATGACCTCCTCCCACTTCTGCTCCGCCGAGCGGCAGTACCGCACTCCGCTGGAGTACGGCGGCCAGCGCACCCCTACCGCCCAGTGGACGGTGACCGGCTCGGGCGCGGTGATCCTGGCCCGGGACGGCGACGGGCCCTACGTGACCCACGCCACCACCGGGAAGATCGTGGACAAGGGCATCAAGGACGCCAACAATATGGGCGGCGCCATGGCCCCCGCTGCTTATGACACCATAAAGACCCACCTGGAGGATACCGGGCGCAAGCCCTCCTACTACGACCTCATCGTCACCGGGGATCTGGGCAAGCTGGGCAAGGAGATCGTGCTGGATTTCTTCCACAGGGACGGCATGGACCTGACCAATTTCGACGACTGCGGCACGATGATCTTCGATCTGGAGCAGCAGGACGTGCACTGCGGCGGCTCGGGCTGCGGCTGCTCCGCCGTGGTGCTCACCGGCTACCTGCTCAACGGCATGCGGGAGGGCCGGTGGAAAAACGTCCTCTTCTGCGGCACCGGGGCGCTGCTGTCCCCCACCTCCACCCAGCAGGGGGAGAGCATCCCCTGCATCTGCCACGCGGTAGCAATATCCACGACGAAATGA
- the guaB gene encoding inosine-5'-monophosphate dehydrogenase, whose protein sequence is MVNTDASSKFVKRGLTFDDVLLIPAESDVLPADIDLGTRLTKTITLNIPLMSAAMDTVTESRMAIAIAREGGIGIIHKNMSIGQQAEQVDMVKRSENGVITNPFWLAPGHTLAEADELMAKYRISGVPICDNGKLIGIITNRDMKFEVDMTKLIDNVMTKDNLVTAREGITLEEAKEILRRHKIEKLPIVDENFHLKGLITIKDIEKAQVYPHSARDAKGRLLVGAAIGVTSDVLDRVAALVEAGADVLALDSAHGHSHNILDCVRRIKALYPDVQLIAGNVATAEGTRALIEAGADCVKIGIGPGSICTTRVVAGIGVPQITAVYDAACVAAEYGVPVIADGGVKYSGDIAKAIAAGASVVMLGSLLAGCEESPGDTEVYQGRQFKVYRGMGSLGAMNKGSKDRYFQENNKKLVPEGVEGRVPYKGPTSDTIYQLMGGLRAGMGYTGCHTIEELQDKAQFMQITAAGLRESHPHDIYITKEAPNYTLNPQ, encoded by the coding sequence ATGGTCAATACCGACGCGTCCAGCAAGTTCGTCAAGCGCGGCCTCACCTTCGACGACGTGCTCCTCATCCCCGCGGAGAGCGACGTGCTCCCGGCGGACATCGATCTGGGCACCAGGCTCACCAAGACCATCACGCTCAACATCCCCCTGATGAGCGCCGCCATGGACACGGTCACGGAGTCCCGCATGGCCATCGCCATCGCCCGCGAGGGCGGCATCGGCATCATCCACAAGAACATGTCCATCGGCCAGCAGGCCGAGCAGGTGGACATGGTCAAGCGCAGTGAGAACGGCGTCATCACCAACCCCTTCTGGCTGGCCCCCGGCCACACCCTGGCCGAGGCGGACGAGCTGATGGCCAAGTACCGCATCTCCGGCGTGCCCATCTGCGACAACGGGAAGCTCATCGGCATCATCACCAACCGCGATATGAAGTTCGAGGTCGATATGACCAAGCTCATCGACAACGTGATGACAAAGGACAACCTGGTCACCGCCCGGGAGGGCATCACCCTGGAGGAGGCCAAGGAGATCCTGCGCCGCCACAAGATTGAGAAGCTGCCCATCGTGGACGAGAACTTCCACCTCAAGGGCCTCATCACCATCAAGGACATCGAGAAGGCCCAGGTCTACCCCCACTCCGCCCGCGACGCCAAGGGCCGCCTGCTGGTGGGCGCGGCCATCGGCGTGACCAGCGACGTGCTGGACCGCGTGGCCGCCCTGGTGGAGGCCGGCGCCGACGTGCTGGCCCTGGACTCCGCCCACGGCCACTCCCACAATATCCTGGACTGCGTGCGCCGCATCAAGGCCCTCTACCCCGACGTGCAGCTTATCGCGGGCAACGTGGCCACCGCCGAGGGCACCCGCGCCCTCATCGAGGCGGGGGCTGACTGCGTGAAGATCGGCATCGGCCCCGGCTCCATCTGCACCACCCGCGTGGTGGCCGGCATCGGCGTGCCCCAGATCACCGCCGTGTACGACGCGGCCTGCGTGGCCGCCGAGTATGGCGTGCCCGTCATCGCCGACGGCGGCGTGAAATACTCCGGCGACATCGCCAAGGCCATCGCCGCGGGCGCCAGCGTGGTTATGCTGGGCAGCCTGCTGGCCGGCTGCGAGGAGAGCCCCGGGGACACCGAGGTCTACCAGGGCCGCCAGTTCAAGGTCTACCGCGGCATGGGCAGCCTGGGCGCCATGAACAAGGGCTCCAAGGACCGCTACTTCCAGGAGAACAACAAGAAGCTGGTGCCCGAGGGCGTGGAGGGCCGCGTGCCCTACAAGGGGCCCACCAGCGACACCATCTACCAGCTCATGGGCGGCCTGCGGGCCGGCATGGGGTACACCGGGTGCCACACCATCGAGGAGCTCCAGGACAAGGCCCAGTTTATGCAGATCACGGCCGCGGGCCTGCGCGAGAGCCACCCCCACGACATCTATATCACCAAGGAAGCCCCCAACTACACCCTCAATCCGCAATAA
- a CDS encoding penicillin-binding protein has product MELTKSALRIMDILWDNGDTSAKDMVERLNAAARPWNKNTTYTVINRCIKNGLVERKEPGFICHALVSRQEAQSSELKSLVDGMFKGSPKLLFSALVNGDALSEKDRQELRRLIEELK; this is encoded by the coding sequence ATGGAACTTACAAAATCAGCGCTGCGTATCATGGATATTCTCTGGGATAACGGGGATACGAGCGCAAAGGACATGGTGGAGCGTTTAAACGCGGCCGCGCGGCCCTGGAACAAAAACACCACGTACACCGTCATCAACCGCTGCATCAAAAACGGCCTTGTGGAGCGGAAGGAACCTGGTTTTATCTGCCATGCCCTTGTGTCCAGGCAGGAGGCACAATCCTCCGAGCTTAAGAGCCTAGTGGACGGCATGTTTAAGGGCTCGCCGAAGCTCCTGTTTTCGGCGCTTGTAAACGGAGACGCACTCTCCGAGAAGGACAGGCAAGAACTTCGGCGCTTGATTGAAGAACTGAAGTAA
- the addB gene encoding ATP-dependent helicase/deoxyribonuclease subunit B, which yields MESTGIQPGLNLLLGRAGCGKTAAVLGAIAASGGARRQILIVPEQHSHDTERRLCEAAGNSVSLYAEVLSFTRLASRVFSVTGGLAAPALDAGGRLLLMHAAVKGVAAQLKVYQRPSRKPAFLSGLIATADELKSCCVTPEALWTAGEACGGPEGDKLSDLSLILGAYDALTARQGADPRDTLTRLAAALEKSGWARGADVYLDGFTDFTPQERLVLRQLLRQCRSVTACLTCDHVEEDEGGCGVFSPARKTARRLLELARDAGVPREIRVLPPRREGKTDALAAVEAALAGEAAEPLGGACPDIRLFAANTPYSEVEWTASEILRLVREEGCRFRDIAVAARSMEGYAQIIETVFARYGVPVFLSRMADILQKPILALITAALDTVAGDYRYDDLFRYLKTGLTGLSPEECDLLENYALKWDLKGGRWTQKGDWTMHPRGYGLPWREGDTALLQRLDGIRRRVVEPLEKLRRHGERTGRGQAVALYAFLEDIGLPARLTERNAALLERGEPALAAEYGQLWDILCAALEQCAGILGEVPMEQDEFAQLFSLVLSQYDVGAIPVSLDRLTAGEMPRLAHKRCKALFLLGADDVSIPQAAPSPGLLNDDDRSLLSSFGMELAPCLTDKLYRENTIVYETCALPSHRLFVSWAAAGPEGEERRPAHLVSRLRGLFPELKVLQEGALDGSFRLAAPRPALELAGRFPAAGAALKALPEYAPLVARMEQAAGLKRGSLSRGAVDALYGRQVPMSASRMDKYKSCHFSYFMQYGLRAEPRRSAGFQAPEYGTFVHYVLEHVLQRPGVLEDREALHAETRAAIERYIAEELGGLEQETPRFQYLFRRLLKSVYAVVENVAEELSASDFKPVAFELGFGEGKDLPPVSLTVDGVTVSVSGFVDRVDGWVKDGRLYLRVVDYKTGRKSFDLTDIWNGLGLQMLLYLFTLEGEGRAMFEKEIVPAGVLYLPARDAVVAGSRGMSEEERRRKVDAELRRKGLILDDPEVLEAMEHPGEGGIRFLPVKVSAKTGAVSGQALVSAERLGRLEKHTGRILREIAGELAAGNIAADPFWRGPEHNACQWCEYAEACHFEESRGGDRKRYLPPVTGEDFWTAVEGTEAEP from the coding sequence GTGGAAAGCACCGGAATTCAGCCCGGTCTGAACCTGCTTCTGGGCCGGGCGGGCTGCGGAAAGACCGCCGCCGTGCTGGGGGCCATCGCCGCCTCCGGGGGCGCGCGGCGGCAGATCCTCATCGTGCCCGAGCAGCACTCCCACGACACCGAGCGCCGCCTTTGCGAGGCGGCGGGCAACTCGGTCTCCCTGTACGCCGAGGTGCTCTCCTTCACCCGCCTGGCCAGCCGGGTTTTTTCGGTGACCGGGGGGCTGGCCGCCCCCGCCCTGGACGCGGGGGGCCGCCTGCTGCTGATGCACGCCGCCGTGAAGGGGGTGGCCGCCCAGCTCAAGGTCTACCAGCGGCCCTCCCGCAAGCCCGCGTTCCTCTCCGGCCTCATCGCCACGGCGGACGAGCTGAAAAGCTGCTGCGTGACCCCGGAGGCCCTGTGGACCGCGGGGGAGGCGTGCGGCGGGCCGGAGGGGGACAAGCTGAGCGACCTGTCCCTCATTCTGGGGGCCTACGACGCGCTGACCGCCCGCCAGGGGGCCGATCCCAGGGACACCCTGACCCGGCTGGCCGCGGCGCTGGAAAAGAGCGGCTGGGCCCGGGGGGCGGACGTGTATCTGGACGGCTTCACCGACTTCACCCCCCAGGAGCGGCTGGTGCTGCGCCAGCTGCTGCGCCAGTGCCGCTCGGTGACGGCATGCCTGACCTGCGACCACGTCGAGGAGGACGAGGGGGGCTGCGGGGTGTTCTCCCCAGCCCGCAAGACCGCCCGCCGCCTGCTGGAGCTGGCGAGGGACGCGGGGGTTCCCCGGGAAATCCGGGTGCTCCCGCCCCGCCGGGAGGGCAAAACGGACGCCCTCGCCGCGGTGGAGGCCGCCCTGGCCGGGGAGGCGGCGGAGCCCCTAGGCGGGGCGTGTCCGGACATCCGCCTCTTCGCCGCCAACACCCCCTACTCCGAGGTGGAGTGGACGGCCTCGGAGATCCTGCGCCTGGTGCGGGAGGAGGGCTGCCGCTTCCGGGACATCGCGGTGGCGGCCCGGAGCATGGAGGGGTACGCCCAGATCATCGAGACGGTGTTCGCCCGCTACGGGGTGCCCGTGTTCCTCAGCCGCATGGCCGACATTCTGCAAAAGCCCATCCTGGCCCTCATCACCGCCGCCCTGGACACGGTGGCGGGGGACTACCGCTATGATGACCTGTTCCGCTACCTGAAAACCGGCCTGACCGGCCTTTCCCCGGAGGAGTGCGACCTTCTGGAGAACTACGCCCTCAAGTGGGACCTGAAGGGGGGGCGCTGGACCCAGAAGGGGGACTGGACCATGCACCCCCGGGGGTACGGCCTGCCCTGGCGGGAGGGGGACACGGCCCTTTTGCAGCGCCTGGACGGTATCCGCCGCCGGGTGGTGGAGCCGCTGGAGAAGCTGCGCCGCCACGGGGAGCGCACCGGGCGGGGGCAGGCGGTGGCCCTGTACGCCTTTCTGGAGGACATCGGTCTGCCGGCTCGCCTCACCGAGCGCAACGCCGCCCTGCTGGAGCGGGGAGAACCCGCCCTGGCCGCCGAGTACGGCCAGCTCTGGGACATCCTCTGCGCCGCCCTGGAGCAGTGCGCGGGCATTTTGGGGGAGGTCCCCATGGAGCAGGACGAGTTCGCCCAGCTCTTCTCCCTGGTGCTCTCCCAGTACGACGTGGGGGCCATCCCCGTGTCCCTGGACCGTCTGACGGCGGGGGAGATGCCCCGGCTGGCCCACAAGCGCTGCAAGGCGCTGTTCCTGCTGGGGGCGGACGACGTGTCCATCCCCCAGGCGGCCCCCTCGCCGGGGCTTTTGAACGACGACGACAGGAGCCTGCTGTCCTCCTTCGGCATGGAGCTGGCTCCCTGCCTGACGGACAAGCTCTACCGGGAGAACACCATCGTGTACGAGACCTGCGCCCTGCCCTCACACAGGCTCTTCGTGAGCTGGGCCGCCGCCGGGCCGGAGGGGGAGGAGCGCCGCCCGGCCCATCTGGTGTCCCGGCTGCGGGGGCTGTTTCCTGAGTTAAAGGTGTTACAGGAGGGGGCCCTGGACGGCTCCTTCCGTCTGGCGGCCCCCCGGCCGGCTCTGGAGCTGGCGGGCCGCTTCCCCGCCGCCGGGGCGGCGCTGAAGGCCCTGCCGGAGTACGCCCCCCTGGTGGCGCGGATGGAGCAGGCGGCGGGGCTTAAGCGCGGAAGCCTGTCCCGGGGCGCGGTGGACGCGCTCTACGGGCGGCAGGTGCCCATGTCGGCCTCCCGCATGGACAAGTACAAGTCCTGCCACTTCTCCTACTTCATGCAGTACGGCCTACGGGCCGAGCCCCGGCGCAGCGCCGGGTTCCAGGCCCCCGAGTACGGCACCTTCGTCCACTATGTGCTGGAGCATGTGCTCCAGCGGCCCGGCGTGCTGGAGGACCGGGAGGCGCTGCACGCTGAGACAAGGGCGGCCATCGAGCGCTATATCGCCGAGGAGCTGGGGGGCCTGGAGCAGGAGACGCCCCGGTTCCAGTACCTGTTCCGGCGGCTTTTGAAGTCGGTCTACGCGGTGGTGGAGAACGTGGCGGAGGAGCTGTCCGCCTCCGACTTCAAGCCCGTTGCCTTCGAGCTGGGCTTCGGCGAGGGGAAGGACCTGCCCCCCGTGTCCCTGACGGTGGACGGGGTGACGGTGAGCGTCTCCGGCTTCGTGGACCGGGTGGACGGCTGGGTGAAGGACGGCAGGCTCTACCTGCGGGTAGTGGACTACAAGACCGGGCGCAAGTCCTTCGACCTCACCGACATCTGGAACGGCCTGGGCCTGCAAATGCTGCTCTACCTCTTTACCCTGGAGGGGGAGGGGCGGGCCATGTTTGAAAAGGAGATCGTGCCCGCCGGGGTGCTGTACCTGCCCGCAAGGGACGCGGTGGTGGCGGGCAGCCGGGGCATGAGCGAGGAGGAGCGGCGGCGCAAGGTGGACGCGGAGCTGCGCCGCAAGGGGCTGATCCTGGACGACCCCGAGGTGTTGGAGGCCATGGAGCACCCGGGCGAGGGGGGGATACGCTTCCTGCCCGTGAAGGTGTCCGCAAAAACCGGGGCCGTCTCGGGCCAGGCGCTGGTGAGCGCCGAGCGCTTGGGGCGGCTGGAGAAGCACACCGGGCGCATCCTGCGGGAGATCGCCGGGGAGCTGGCCGCCGGGAACATCGCCGCCGACCCCTTCTGGCGCGGCCCGGAGCACAACGCCTGCCAGTGGTGCGAGTACGCCGAGGCCTGCCACTTCGAGGAGAGCCGGGGGGGCGACCGCAAGCGCTACCTGCCCCCGGTCACGGGCGAGGACTTCTGGACGGCGGTGGAGGGCACAGAAGCTGAACCGTGA
- the addA gene encoding ATP-dependent helicase/nuclease subunit A, with amino-acid sequence MSFSLTTEQRAVVENRGGALLVSAAAGSGKTRVLVERLLARVEEGQDIDRFLVITYTKAAAAELRARIVAELSERIAAHPADGHLRRQATLVYKAQISTVHAFCAQLLREFGHLLDVNPDFRLCDEGEAGVLMLRALDAVLEERYRDLEAEGDFARLVDTMSAGRDDSRLVQIVLDIRGRVQSHPDPAAWLDDQERAFALEGVEEAGETAWGALLLADTRRQAEYWLGRMACALELSACEPNLSANYGPSLSATIDGLRALAEGCARGWDAARAALPVPFPTVGRKKLQDCQEEAEQVKARRNACKKRMAKLEERFRDAGGDLLADLRAVYPAVRGLFALVKDFEAAYAAEKERRGLLDFSDLEHLTVRLLRDAAGASPRPTDTAQAVAERYAEIMVDEYQDTNEVQNAIFDAISRQGRGLFMVGDVKQSIYRFRLADPTIFLGKYRAFRPYDRAEEGEPRRIILSKNFRSRPQVLEGANYLFRNIMSTEFGEMDYTADEALYPGADFPQGTDCHGPAGLAMSDPYAVELDALDLSAGGEDAEKTARDLLEARFAARRIRELLDGGFPVSDGEGGARPLRSADVVILLRSPGSVLHHYARALGERDLLWEADGGGDFFAATEISVALSLLEVVDNPRQDVPLISALRSPVYGFTADRLAALRADCPDADFYTALERGASAGGADCAAFLAELDYLRACAGDRDSHELIWHIYDRTNLLGIFGAMEKGEERQGNLLTLAELARKFEGAGHRGLFGFLSHLARLRESGGKIAVPARGREGGGVRIMSIHKSKGLEFPVVLLCGLARRLNREDMQRPILFHPKLGVGPKRLDTERMLEYPTLARLAVARQLEYEMMAEELRLLYVAATRAREKLIFCCALTGGGKDLEKLAGDAELPVEPQVLLGCQSVGQWVLLAAMARPEGLPLRAAAGAGLPVPAAEFGPAWDIRYVDGADLERAPCHAEAYAPAEGEAGAELEAAELAARLAWAYPHLGDVEIPSKLTATQLKGRALDQEAAEGADGALRPEKTAGPRAFRRPRFAEEEFGLTPAQKGTALHLVMQYLDFERAGSAAEVAGEIARLEREQFISPRQAAAVPPEKIAAFFASPLGRELMASTTLRREFKFSILVPAGDYCPGAGAGERALLQGVVDCCFETLEGLTVVDFKTDRVSPASARARAEAYRPQLAAYARALEEITGKRVVRRALWFFAADTVVEV; translated from the coding sequence ATGTCCTTTTCCCTGACAACCGAACAGCGCGCCGTGGTGGAAAACCGGGGCGGAGCCCTGCTGGTGTCCGCCGCCGCCGGGTCGGGCAAGACCCGCGTACTGGTGGAACGCCTGCTGGCCCGGGTGGAGGAGGGGCAGGACATCGACCGCTTCCTGGTCATCACCTACACCAAGGCCGCCGCCGCCGAGCTGCGCGCGCGCATCGTGGCGGAGCTGTCCGAGCGCATTGCCGCCCACCCCGCCGACGGCCACCTGCGCCGCCAGGCCACTCTGGTCTACAAGGCCCAGATCTCCACCGTCCACGCCTTCTGCGCCCAGCTGCTGCGGGAGTTCGGCCACCTGCTGGACGTAAACCCCGACTTCCGCCTGTGCGACGAGGGGGAGGCCGGAGTGCTGATGCTGCGCGCCCTGGACGCCGTGCTGGAGGAGCGCTACCGGGATCTGGAAGCGGAGGGCGACTTCGCCCGGCTGGTGGACACCATGTCCGCCGGGCGGGACGACAGCCGCCTGGTACAAATTGTGCTGGACATCCGGGGCCGGGTGCAGAGCCACCCCGACCCCGCCGCCTGGCTGGACGACCAGGAGCGGGCCTTCGCCCTGGAGGGGGTGGAGGAGGCGGGGGAGACGGCCTGGGGGGCGCTGCTGCTGGCAGACACCCGCCGCCAGGCGGAATACTGGCTGGGCCGCATGGCCTGCGCCCTGGAGCTGTCCGCCTGCGAGCCCAACCTCTCCGCCAACTACGGCCCCAGCCTGTCCGCCACCATCGACGGCCTGCGCGCCCTGGCGGAGGGCTGCGCCCGGGGGTGGGACGCGGCCCGGGCGGCCCTGCCCGTGCCCTTCCCCACGGTGGGGCGCAAAAAGCTCCAGGACTGCCAGGAGGAGGCCGAGCAGGTCAAGGCCCGGCGCAACGCCTGCAAAAAGCGGATGGCCAAGCTGGAGGAGCGCTTCCGGGACGCGGGCGGGGACCTGCTGGCCGACCTGCGGGCGGTATACCCCGCCGTGCGGGGCCTCTTCGCCCTGGTAAAGGACTTCGAGGCGGCCTACGCCGCCGAGAAGGAGCGCCGGGGCCTGCTGGACTTCTCCGATTTGGAGCATCTGACGGTGCGGCTGCTGCGGGACGCGGCGGGGGCAAGCCCCCGCCCTACGGATACTGCGCAGGCGGTGGCGGAGCGGTACGCGGAGATCATGGTGGACGAGTACCAGGACACCAACGAGGTGCAGAACGCCATCTTCGACGCGATCTCCCGGCAGGGCCGCGGCCTCTTTATGGTGGGGGACGTGAAGCAGTCCATCTACCGCTTCCGCCTGGCCGACCCCACCATCTTCCTGGGCAAGTACCGCGCCTTCCGGCCCTATGACCGGGCGGAGGAGGGGGAGCCCCGGCGGATTATCCTGTCGAAGAATTTCCGCTCCCGCCCCCAGGTGCTGGAGGGGGCCAACTATTTATTTAGAAACATTATGTCAACTGAGTTCGGCGAGATGGACTACACCGCCGACGAGGCCCTCTACCCCGGCGCGGACTTCCCGCAGGGGACGGATTGCCACGGCCCTGCGGGCCTCGCAATGTCAGACCCTTACGCCGTGGAGCTGGACGCGCTGGACCTGTCCGCCGGGGGGGAGGACGCGGAAAAGACCGCCCGGGATCTGCTGGAGGCCCGCTTCGCCGCCCGGCGCATCCGGGAGCTGCTGGACGGGGGCTTCCCCGTGTCCGACGGGGAGGGGGGCGCGCGGCCCCTGCGCTCCGCCGACGTGGTGATCCTCCTGCGCTCACCCGGCTCCGTGCTGCACCACTACGCCCGTGCCCTGGGGGAACGGGACCTGCTGTGGGAGGCCGACGGGGGCGGGGACTTCTTCGCCGCCACCGAGATCTCGGTGGCCCTGTCCCTGCTGGAGGTGGTGGACAACCCCCGGCAGGACGTGCCCCTGATCTCCGCCCTGCGCTCCCCGGTGTACGGCTTCACCGCCGACCGGCTGGCCGCGCTGCGCGCGGACTGCCCGGACGCGGACTTCTACACAGCCCTGGAGCGGGGCGCTTCGGCGGGGGGCGCGGACTGCGCCGCCTTCCTGGCGGAGTTGGACTACCTGCGCGCCTGCGCGGGGGACAGGGACAGCCACGAGCTGATCTGGCACATCTACGACCGCACCAACCTGCTGGGGATTTTCGGGGCCATGGAGAAGGGGGAGGAGCGGCAGGGCAACTTGCTCACCCTGGCGGAGCTGGCCCGGAAGTTCGAGGGGGCGGGGCACCGGGGGCTCTTCGGCTTCCTGTCCCACCTGGCCCGCCTGCGGGAGAGCGGCGGCAAGATCGCCGTGCCCGCCCGGGGCCGGGAGGGCGGCGGCGTGCGCATCATGAGCATACACAAGTCCAAGGGCCTGGAGTTCCCGGTGGTGCTGCTGTGCGGCCTGGCCCGGCGGCTCAACCGGGAGGACATGCAGCGGCCCATCCTGTTCCACCCCAAGCTGGGGGTGGGGCCCAAGCGGCTGGACACCGAACGGATGCTGGAGTATCCCACCCTGGCCCGGCTGGCGGTGGCCCGGCAGCTGGAGTACGAGATGATGGCGGAGGAGCTGCGGCTTCTGTACGTGGCGGCCACCCGGGCCAGGGAGAAGCTGATTTTCTGCTGTGCCCTCACCGGGGGCGGGAAGGATCTGGAGAAGCTGGCGGGGGACGCGGAGCTGCCCGTGGAGCCCCAGGTGCTGCTGGGGTGCCAGAGCGTGGGCCAGTGGGTGCTGCTCGCCGCCATGGCCCGGCCCGAGGGCCTGCCCCTGCGCGCGGCGGCCGGGGCGGGCCTGCCGGTGCCCGCCGCCGAGTTCGGCCCGGCCTGGGACATCCGCTACGTGGACGGGGCGGATCTGGAGCGGGCCCCGTGCCACGCGGAGGCGTACGCCCCCGCGGAAGGGGAGGCAGGCGCCGAATTGGAGGCTGCGGAGCTGGCCGCGCGGCTGGCGTGGGCCTACCCCCACCTGGGGGACGTGGAAATCCCCTCCAAGCTCACCGCCACCCAGCTCAAGGGCCGGGCGCTGGACCAGGAGGCGGCGGAGGGCGCCGACGGGGCGCTGCGCCCGGAAAAAACGGCCGGCCCCCGGGCGTTCCGGCGGCCCCGGTTCGCCGAGGAGGAGTTCGGCCTCACCCCGGCCCAGAAGGGCACCGCCCTGCATCTGGTGATGCAGTACCTGGACTTCGAGCGCGCCGGGAGCGCGGCGGAGGTGGCGGGGGAGATCGCCCGGCTGGAGCGGGAGCAGTTCATCTCCCCCCGGCAGGCCGCCGCCGTGCCGCCGGAGAAGATCGCCGCCTTTTTCGCCTCCCCGCTGGGCCGGGAGCTCATGGCCTCCACCACGCTGCGCCGGGAGTTCAAGTTCTCCATCCTGGTACCCGCCGGGGACTACTGCCCCGGCGCGGGGGCGGGGGAGCGCGCGCTTTTGCAGGGCGTGGTGGACTGCTGCTTCGAGACGCTGGAGGGCCTGACGGTGGTGGACTTCAAGACCGACCGGGTGAGCCCCGCCTCCGCCCGCGCCCGGGCGGAGGCGTACCGCCCCCAGCTTGCGGCCTACGCCCGGGCCCTGGAGGAGATCACCGGCAAGCGGGTGGTCCGGCGGGCGCTGTGGTTCTTCGCCGCCGACACGGTGGTGGAGGTCTGA
- a CDS encoding 50S ribosomal protein L31 — MKEGIHPNYDQTTIKCACGNVIETGSTKKDIKVEVCSKCHPFFTGKQKMVDTGGRVSRFNKKFGLDK, encoded by the coding sequence ATGAAGGAAGGCATCCATCCCAACTATGATCAGACCACCATTAAATGTGCCTGCGGTAACGTGATCGAAACCGGATCTACCAAAAAGGACATTAAGGTTGAAGTTTGCTCCAAGTGTCACCCCTTCTTCACCGGCAAGCAGAAGATGGTGGATACTGGCGGACGCGTCAGCCGCTTCAACAAGAAGTTCGGTCTGGACAAGTAA
- a CDS encoding flavin reductase: MLQKIDPKTLDENVFSLIGDRWMLITAGAPERCNTMTASWGGLGVLWGKQVATCYIRPQRYTFEFMEAGERFTLSFFGEEYRKALAFCGAKSGRDVDKIKACGLTVAAGAGDAPYFEEADLVLVCKKAYWQDLDPSHFLDPEIEKHYPQKDYHRMYIGEIVEAYKK, translated from the coding sequence ATGCTTCAGAAAATTGACCCGAAAACCCTGGACGAGAACGTCTTTTCCCTGATTGGGGACCGCTGGATGCTCATCACCGCCGGCGCCCCGGAGCGCTGCAACACCATGACCGCCAGCTGGGGCGGGCTGGGCGTGCTGTGGGGAAAGCAGGTGGCCACCTGCTATATCCGCCCCCAGCGCTACACCTTTGAGTTCATGGAGGCGGGGGAGCGCTTCACCCTGAGCTTCTTCGGGGAGGAATACCGCAAGGCCCTGGCCTTCTGCGGGGCCAAGAGCGGCCGGGACGTGGACAAAATCAAGGCGTGCGGCCTCACCGTGGCCGCCGGGGCGGGGGACGCCCCCTACTTCGAGGAGGCCGATTTGGTGCTGGTGTGCAAAAAGGCGTACTGGCAGGACCTGGACCCCAGCCACTTCCTGGACCCTGAAATTGAGAAGCATTATCCCCAGAAGGACTACCACCGTATGTATATCGGTGAGATCGTGGAAGCATATAAGAAGTAA